DNA sequence from the Lycium barbarum isolate Lr01 chromosome 5, ASM1917538v2, whole genome shotgun sequence genome:
TACATAGACAAAAGCTGAAAATATTAGCGATTATCATTCTAACACGCCTAAGCCAAGATTAGTTACCCAACGGGAGAGGAAAAAGTAATGACTAAATTTAAACATCATACTTAACTATTTTTCCATAAGTTCCTACACAAGCAAGAAACAAATGTGCTACAAATACAATCCATAAAAAATGTTAGTCAAGaatataaacatgtatatatatgataacaCAAAGACACGAAATTTAAAGAGAGGAAGGAAGACCGAAACGCTTGACACGAACGAAGACTGTTAGACACGAGCACGCGAGTGCAGCTACTGTTTCTCTATTTCCGAGCAGTCTTGGAGTTGTCATACAACTCCTGTATACTCCCACGTACATATGCAAAGAAAACAAAAGCAAGAAAAGGATTAGAAGCAATCTAAATTGTAAGGCAATCAAATTTCAAGACATTACGCATTGTTAACTTAAAAAGGATAGACTGTTTCAGTTATTATCTAGTGAGAGAAAAGGAAAAACTGAATACAAGAGATAAAAGAGGAGCTGGAAGACAAGTTTATATTATTAAAATAAAGGGATGGAGCAGTAGTTATAATCTTTTAAGTCAAATGATCTCCAAGCTATACCAAGTTATCATAACACACCAACAGCAAAACATATTCTTCATTCAAAGCCCTCTTTCTCAGAAAAACCAAAGGACACAACTATCCCAAACTCGTAAAAAGGACTACTGATTTTCCTATTCCCTAGGATCTGATAGCCATGAGCTACCAGAACATAAAAGCTCAAGTTTATGACATGCTTTAATGCAAATGTAAACCTTTTGCAAAGTAAAACACCATTTGACATGTACTTTAACAAATTCAACCCGAGAGTAAACCCCTAGTAAAAGGAATTCTAAACGAAAGCATAACAGGACTGTTGCAAGCGTAAGCTCGAATTTGTCCAACCAACTTATTCTAAAGCTCCAGAGCTCACATGAATATCCCTTCGCCAAAATAAATAGAGATAGAACTAAACTAAACCAAAAGGTCACACTAAGTTCATAACTACAAAACTCGAAGCTAGCAATGGACTCACACAAAACTCTATATGTGTACAACTGGTTCTAACACAACAGGTCTTGACAGTATGTAACAAAACATAGCAATCCCAAAAAAAAAGAACTGCCTACTACCTTATAATTTCAATTCAGTTTTCATGTTATAAAATCTCAAATTTGATCATCTGAACATTATAGGAAGCAAAGTTTTTAGACATAAAGCTCAAAAATGCTACACAAGCAATCATAGAATGTAAATCCACAACGTGCCTTCACTACTTGGGAGGATTTAGCTAAAGAGATATGTTACTAAGTTGAAAACCTTTACAAAATCTTATAGCAGTGATTTTAAAACATGCAGTAACGAGAAGACTAAATTCACAACAAACCTACTCAAAATTTTAACATGAACCAATTACCACATACCTAACACACAAGGAAGATTTTAAAACCAATCTTGGGATTCTTGCTACTTCGTAACCCCATTTATATTTCAATATTGCAATATTTTAGAATCCATACAAACACCGACTCAGACGCAGTTTTATATCCTAAAGGGTCAACAAGTTGGCTTTTGAAAACTCACAACTTACGCCAAAATCTTTATGTACTCTTTTCTTCTAGATTTATGATAAAATAGTCCCTCTAGATTAATGGatggagataaaaaaaaaaaacaggatgcTAATGTTGGAAAAATCGAACTGCCATTTTTCCAGGAGCAGTTAGTCTCCTTTACCCCTCTTCATCTACTATTTAAAACCCAACCAAATTCGAAATGAACAGGGGACAAACCAGCAACCAACAAACAATCCGATTACTATATCTTTAGCTCTATTTGGCCACAATACGTACTGATTTGACAGACATAACAAAAGAGATTATAACAAAATATGAAACAGGATTTAAACGAGCGACGAGCTCATTCACATGTTCTACAATTTAACCGATAGTTCCTTCATGTATTCTTAGCGATCTTTTATATGCGGATTCAGACACACAGCAGCAAAACAAGCTCAAATAGGCAAAATTGCGAATAATTATTTAATAGCTACATCGATATATACTCCAAACAACCGAAAACAAAAGTGAAGCAAGGGCGACCACTAACCTTTTCCGGGACAGCGAACTGAGGCTAGTGTCGTCGTCGAGTCTCTGAATCCACTCGGAATAGTTTTTGTTGTTGCGACTAGTAAAAAACTGAAGCCTAAGTATTTTTCTGGATGGCCAAAAGCgtagagtaaaaaaaaaatttgatagCCAAAAGCTTAGAATAAAAGggacttttttttccttttatatgaGGATCGAAGCTTGTGTTCAAAGGTGTATTTTCAACTGTTGAAGACTTAGAAAAAGGGGATTTTTTTAATGGTTAACTTGCTCAAGATTTGTGTCCAAAGGGGAAACTTTGAACCTCTGAACTTTGTGAAAGTGAAGGTTTTTTTTTCCTCCGATTGATCTCCTCTCCTTAACAGCCCATAGAGGGGCTGTATTTATAGCTGAAAAATGGGAACTCAGATTCATCCTTGAaaaccacacaaaaaaaaaaggggaaatcgTTTGAAATAAAATTCAAACAAAAGGAAACCATGAATGAAAGAGAAAGAAATCACCTTTTCCAGAGatgatttgaaatttgaaatctgGAGGTTTATTGGGACTCCGAATTTGGAGATTTCTCCAAGGTTTTCGAGTCTGATGGTTGAACGAACCTATACCCACCGGGTCGAAGGAGAGGCGAACTTGAGACCAGCGGTTCATCGCGTTCCTCTTCTACAAAGGTTGAAATAACCTCCCATCGACTCTTTTCGGCTCTGCCACCATATCAATCAAAGAGTTATTGACGAAGTTACACGACGGTCCCCGATTGGCGGGGTAATTGGCATTTTTAGACGGTATCCTCGATTGGTGAAGTTAGTCGACGCAATTAGATGGTATCTCTGACCGGCGAAGTTAGTCGCAGTTAGATTGTATCTTCGATTGGCGGAGTTAGTCGCAGTTAGATCGTATCTCCAATTGGCGGAGTTATTTGACGCAGTTAGATTGTGTCTTCAATTGGCGGAGTTAGTCGCAGTTAGATTGTATCTTCAATTGGCGGAGTTAGTCGCAATTAGATTGtatctccgattggcggagttagTCGCAATTAGattgtagatctccgattggcggagttagTCGCAATTAGattgtagatctccgattggcgaAGTTTTTATTAAGGAACAAGGCTGCTACGGGGGGCCCCATCTCTCGAGTAATCGACCTTGACCCTGCTTCTGGAGATACCTGCAAATTTAAATGGAACGTTCAGAGATGAATAAGCCAAGATAACAAAATAGAATAGGAGAAGGTTATTTTGGCTCATGGCGTAGTGATGGATCTTGTGACGCCTCCACCGGAAGCTCGCTTCGATGTCATCTTCTCCTAATTCCTGTCAATCCtgtactcaaagaaaaattcttagtttgggagggggtgtTGATTTGTGTCAATCGTGGCCCTAGCCTTGTCACTTGAATCCTTTGAACTTCTTTGGTTGAGGAGATCTCTATCCGGAGACTTGTAGGTGGAAAAATACGTAAATGCACTTTGAAagaaaatatatggtattttagaAATCGGATATGCATGTATATGTACTACGTATAAATGCGATAAAACTTTATCATTTTTTAGATTATGACATGTTCCGAAACGCATTGAGCTTCTCCATTCGGACGCCCGCACCCAAACGGTGTCTTTGCATAGTTTGTTCCTCTGATGACGCTTCTTCGTATTCAAGCCAAGTGTCACGATGTCTTTGACGATGAGACCGATCCTAATCTAtagttacattacaaataaaaggTTTCCTAAGGGTATGACCGAACCTttttaggttgcctacgtatcccaaatcgGAATCAGGTCTGTACGTAGTTTGGGGgtacaaatgaaaagaaaataataTGTAATGTGATGTGACCGAGCCTGActcaggctgcctacgtatccaaatggAATCAGGTCGTAACGTAGTTCAATTACAAAAAAGGGGTAAAATAATGCAATGACCGAGCCTGActcaggctgcctacgtatccaatcGGAATcaagtcataacgtagttcaattacaataaaaagaagattaataaagggaccgaatcTGGTGGTGAtttcctacgtatcccaccaagggaaatcAGGTCGAATCGTAGTTCCGGTTACATGAAGATAATGTTTTTGGGGTTTTCTATTACAAGAGACCGGactcgatgtgggttgcctacgtatcccaccgtgggaagtcaggtcagcgtagttctgttacaaTAGAAATGTAAGTTACAACGGAAAAGAAAAAGCTAGCTTGGATATCTTCAGATGTAGTACTTCTTGACCGAGTCCGAGTTGATGGGCTTCGTGCTCACTTTACCATCCATTTCTGCCAAAATCAATGCTCCTCCTGAAAGCACTCGATGAACCACGTATGGACCTTGCCAATTtggtgcgaatttccctttagctTCGTCCTGATGAGGAAATATTCGCTTTAAAACCAACTGCCCTGGTTTGAATTTCCTAGTCCTTACTCTCTTGTTAAATGCCTTGGACATCCTGTTCTGATAAAGCTGACCGTGACAGACAACGTCCATCCTTTtctcatcaatgagcatcaactgTTCGTGTCTACTACATATCCATTCTGCATCGTCCAAACCAACATCTTGGATAATCCTTAGAGACGGTATCTCTACTTCTGCGGGTATCACAGCTTCAGAACCATAGACCAACATATAAGGAGTTGCTCCTGTGGATGTTCTAGCAGTGGTACGGTAACCAAGCAAAGCATATGGCAACTTTTCATGCCACCGCCTATGACTGTCTGTTATCTTCCTCAAgatcttcttgatgttcttaGTTGCTGCCTCGATTGCTTCATTCATTTGTGGTCGATAAGCTGTGGAATTTCGGTGGGCAATCCTAAACTTTTCACAAGTGTCTCTCATAAGATCGCCGTTGAGATTGGCTGCATTATCTGTGATAATTGACTCTGGAATCCCAAATCGGCAAACTATATTGTTGCGAACAAAATCTGCTACCACCTTCTTTGTTACAACCTTGTACGTTGAAGCTTCGACCCATTTACTGAAATAATCGATGGCCACCAAGATGAAGCGATGCCCATTTGATGCAGGGGTTTCAATAGGTCCAatcacatccatgccccaagcggcgaaCGGCTAAGGGGAGCCCATTACATTGAGCTCATTTGAGGGAACTCGAATGAAATCTCCGTGAACTTGACATTGATGAAATTTTTGTACATAGCGAATGCTGTCTCTTTCCATAGTCATCCAAAAGTATCCCGCTCTCAGAATCTTCTTTGCCA
Encoded proteins:
- the LOC132639354 gene encoding uncharacterized protein LOC132639354, producing MDVIGPIETPASNGHRFILVAIDYFSKWVEASTYKVVTKKVVADFVRNNIVCRFGIPESIITDNAANLNGDLMRDTCEKFRIAHRNSTAYRPQMNEAIEAATKNIKKILRKITDSHRRWHEKLPYALLGYRTTARTSTGATPYMLVYGSEAVIPAEVEIPSLRIIQDVGLDDAEWICSRHEQLMLIDEKRMDVVCHGQLYQNRMSKAFNKRVRTRKFKPGQLVLKRIFPHQDEAKGKFAPNWQGPYVVHRVLSGGALILAEMDGKVSTKPINSDSVKKYYI